GCTCGCGGCGGCCGTTCGGATCGCGCTTGGGGGTCGACACGATGGCATCTCCTGTCCTGCGGTGCACCTGTACAAACGTACATGTACATTTGTACAGGTGCAATGGAGCACGTCAACGGCACTGTTCCGGATGCGGCTTCAGATGGGCACACGTCGTTCGCCCGGCTCGGCCGGCGGGTGGCGCACTCGGCCGGCGGGCGGCGGCTTCCAGGCGCCGAGGCCGGGTCACGACCCCTATCGGCGGGCGAGTGGGGTTACGCGGTGTCCGCGGCGTGCTCGCTGTGGCGGCGCGCCTTAGCGATGGCGAGGTAGTCGTCGAGCTGGCGGCCGAGTTCGCGATCGAGTGCGCGGTTCAGGGTGTTGTGCGCGGCGATACGGCCGGTGAGGCGGAGCTGGCGGACGAAGGTCATCGCCCAGTCCTCCTCTTCGTCGCTTTCCGGGATCCAGCCGTCGAAGCGGCCCTCGGTGATGGCCGCGCGGCCCGCCGTGATGAGGGTGCGGGCGGCGACCTGAAGGTCGTCCTCGAGCCGGCGCTGCAGGCCGAGGATGTAGGTCAGCGGGATGCCGATGGCCATCAGCGAGCGGTAGGCGTCGAGCGTGTCGGTGTCGGTGGCCAGGTACTCGTCCCCGTCGAGCTTGTTGACCAGACCGAAATCGATCAGTCGCTGCACCACGTCCGGATCGTCGGTGCCGAGTTGCTCGCGCAGCTGCGCCGCCGTCATCCGCTGGGTGGGCGTGCGCTGAATCGGCTCGGCGAGGAGGTCCTTCAGGCCGAGGACTTCGACCAGGTCGTCGCCCCGCTGCAGCCCGGAGATGAAGTCGTTGATGTGCGCCATCGTGAAGCCGCGGCCGAGCAGGTCGGCGATCACCCGCAAGCGCGCGAGGTGCTGGTCGGTGTAGATGGCGACCCGGCCGCGCCGGATGGGGCGCGGGATGAGGCCGCGGTCCTGATAGCCCCGCACATTGCGGACGGTGGTGCCCGCGGCCCGCGCCAAGTCCTCGATCCGGTATTCGGTCATGACGTCGATTGTGGCAGAGGCGTCGAGCGGGGTGGTCTCGACTTCGCTCGACCGTCGTGGGATTTCGCTCGACCGTCGTGGGATTTCACTTGACCGTCGTGGGATTTCGCTCGGCCGTCGTGGAAGTCAGGCGTCGACGGACAGTTCCGGGGAGTGGCAGCGGGAGACGCAGGGCAGGAAGTACCCGGCCTCGCGTTCGGGTTCGGTGAGCAGGCCGTCGCGGTGGTCCACCTCGCCGGCCGTGGAGTGCATCTTGCAGGCGCCGCAGAAACCCTGCTGACACGAGTAGGGCGCATCCGGGCGGACCGCGCGGATGGCGGTCAGCACCGACTGATCGGCGGGGACGGTGAGACGTTCCCCGGTCGAGTTGAGCACCACCTCGAACTCGGTGCCGTCGACGATCGGCGGCGGCGAGAAACGCTCGTAGTGCAGTTCGATGTCGCCGCGTCCGACGAGATGGGTGCGCAGCGCCTCCAGCATCACGACCGGGCCGCAGCAGTAGATCGCGAGGTCGGTCTCGCCGTGCGGGCGCCGCGTGGTCGGCCCGACCAGCTCGTCCATCGACGGCAGGCCGTCGACGTCGTCGGTGCGGACGGTCACCTTGTCGCCGTAGCGGGCCAGCTCGTCGATGAAGGGGATGGAGTCGGCGCTGCGGCCGGAGTAGATCATCGACCACTCGACGCCGAAGCGGTCGGCCATCGCGAGCATCGGCAGGATCGGGGTGATCCCGATGCCGGCGGCGATGAACCGCAATCGCGGTGCCGCGGAACCGAATCCGGGCAGCGCGACGGGAAAGGCGTTGCGCGGGCCGCGGATCGTGACGGTGTCGCCGACGGACAGGGTGTCGTGCACCTCGATCGACCCGCCGCCGCCCTCCGGGATGCGGCGCACGGCGATGCGGTAGGTACGACGGTCTCCGGGATCCCCGCACAGCGAATACGAGCGCATCCGGCCCGAGGGCAGATGCAGGTCGAGATGGGCGCCGGGA
The nucleotide sequence above comes from Gordonia sp. PP30. Encoded proteins:
- a CDS encoding MerR family transcriptional regulator codes for the protein MTEYRIEDLARAAGTTVRNVRGYQDRGLIPRPIRRGRVAIYTDQHLARLRVIADLLGRGFTMAHINDFISGLQRGDDLVEVLGLKDLLAEPIQRTPTQRMTAAQLREQLGTDDPDVVQRLIDFGLVNKLDGDEYLATDTDTLDAYRSLMAIGIPLTYILGLQRRLEDDLQVAARTLITAGRAAITEGRFDGWIPESDEEEDWAMTFVRQLRLTGRIAAHNTLNRALDRELGRQLDDYLAIAKARRHSEHAADTA
- a CDS encoding PDR/VanB family oxidoreductase; this translates as MNHIFHEHTTSFTTEPPHLYGRWRRDPLLRVTTGLRKTWFPFWGALERLRPLPADDGLRTLEIVGREVVAQDENVIALTFAAADRSVLPEWHPGAHLDLHLPSGRMRSYSLCGDPGDRRTYRIAVRRIPEGGGGSIEVHDTLSVGDTVTIRGPRNAFPVALPGFGSAAPRLRFIAAGIGITPILPMLAMADRFGVEWSMIYSGRSADSIPFIDELARYGDKVTVRTDDVDGLPSMDELVGPTTRRPHGETDLAIYCCGPVVMLEALRTHLVGRGDIELHYERFSPPPIVDGTEFEVVLNSTGERLTVPADQSVLTAIRAVRPDAPYSCQQGFCGACKMHSTAGEVDHRDGLLTEPEREAGYFLPCVSRCHSPELSVDA